TCCTGAATGGTCAGCATACGCTGGGTGATGATGCGGTAGTCCACCGCCGGCCGGGTCGGCGCCGGCGTATCGGTGGGAGCGGCCGGCGTGTTGGTGGCGCGGGGTTGGGACGGCGTGCTCTGGCGCGGCGTGCTGGCCGCCGCCACCGGTGTGAAGGTGGCTGTGGGGGTGGGCGTCGGCACCGGGGTGGGCGTATCCGTCGGCGTAGGCGGCACGGGCGTGTCCGTGGGGGTTGCCGGCACCGGCGTCCAGGTAGCGGTGGGGGCCGGCGTGAGCGTGAAAGTGGCGGTCGGCGTGGCCAGGTAGGCCAGCATGCGCGAGGTCGCCGCCCCCATGGCATTGGCCAGGTTCACCAGCGCCCGGATATCGCCGATATCGCGGCCCTCGGCAATATAGCGTTCGGCCTGCACGGCCACAAGCTGGCCGGGGTTGGGCGCGCCCAGCTTCTCCAGGCGATCCACGGCCTGTTGGAGGTTGCCGTTCTGGGCGAACGCCGCGCTCACCATGAGCACGTAGTCTTCTTTGTACTGGGATTTCAGGTCCGAGAGGTCTGTATCAATATATTCGACCGGCCAGATCACCCATCCGATCACCAGGCCAATGACAATGCCGAGAGCCATGCCGGCGCCCAGCAGTAACAGGATGAGCTTACGACTGAATTCTATCATGCGGGACTCCACTCCTCGGCGATAAAATACCAGGGGCTGCCGCGCGGCTAGCTGTCATCTCTCGTGCCACTGCCTGCGGAAATCCACCATCACGCCCCTGGCCTGAATTCTCCATTGCTGGTATAATGTTGTCAGTCGTACCATCCGTTGATCACGGCGGAGTGCCGAAGGTGGGAGTCGAACCCACACGAGGTGTGATCCTCAACGGTTTTTGAGACCGTCGCGTCTGCCTGTTCCGCCACTTCGGCATACCAAAATAAAGTATAATGCAATCACGAGCTTTCGTCAAGTCCGCCGGCGCATGTCCGGAGCAGTATCTGACGGCGCAGGCCGGCCGGCGGCCCAAACAGATATTGCGCGGAAAGCCATATGTCACCATTCGACGAAGCCGGACTGATTAAGGCCGCCAAAAAGGGCAACCTGTCGGCCTTTAACCAGCTCGTGCTCCAGTACCAGGGCTTTGCCTATAATGTCGCCTACCGCATCCTGGGCGACAGCGACCTGGCCGCTGATGTCACCCAAGAGAGCTTCATCAAGGCGTACCGGGCCATGGACCAGTTCCGCGGCGGCTCGTTCAAGGCCTGGCTGGCGCGCATCGTGACCAATGCCTGTTATGACGCGCTGCGCCACAAACAGCGCCGGCCGGCGGACTCCCTGGAAGACCTCAGCGTGGACCCCGAACACGCCATGCGCCTGCAAAGCCCCCAGGAAAGCCCCGAATCCTATGCCCTGCGCGCCGAACTCAGCGAGCTGATCCAGCGCAGTATTGACCAGCTCCCGCCCGACCAGCGCGTAACCCTGGTGCTGGCGGACATCCAAGGCCTGAGCTATCAGGAGATCGCCGACATCACCGGCGTCTCGCTGGGCACGGTCAAGTCCCGCCTGAGCCGCGCCCGCGCCCGCCTGCGGGATATACTGCTGGAGCACAAGGAACTTTTGCCCTACCCCTATCGTCTATCCAGTGAGTGACCAGAGGTATAGGGTTGGAATGATCCGGGACGTGGAGAAGAATAGGTAATGTTCGCATCGAAGGATTCACTGCGCAATCATCTCGACGATGAGATGCTTTCCGCATATATGGACCGGGCCCTGCCGGCCAGCGAGATGCAGCGCGCCCAGCGCCACCTTGCCGCCTGCGCCGAGTGCCGTCAGCGCCTGGAAAGCCTGCAGGGCATCGTGCGGCTCCTGCACGCCCTGCCGGCGGTAGAAATACCGCGCTCCTTTGTCCTGCGGCCGGCCGATGTCCAGCCGGCGCGCCCGAGCGCCGTCTTCGCCTTCCTGCGCGCCGCCACCGTCGCCGTCGCCATGATGCTGGCGGTGGTGCTGGCCGGCGACTTGCTCCTGCGCCAGGGCATGCTGGGTGTGCCGGCCGCGCCCGCTCCCATGATGGAGCGCGCTGCCGCCCCCGCGCCTGTCACCCTGATCGCCGAGGCGCCGGCTATCACGACGCAGGAAGCGGTGCTGGCCACCCAGCCGGCCGAAGCGCCTGCCGCCAAAGTCCTGACGCCACCGGAACAGGCGCCGACCGAAGCGCCGCCGGCCACACCGGAAGCCGGCGCGGTGATGGAACGAATGGCTGTGCCCCCAACAACGGTAGAGGGGCTTGCCCCCGCGGAGACGCCGGCCCACACCCCGGAAATGATGGCCGCCGGCATCGAGGTTACGGCCACGCCGGCCCTTCCGGAGGGCACCCTCGCCCCTGGCGTCGAGGTCACTATTACCGCGCCGGCCGTTGCGCTCCCGCAGGTGGCAGTAGCCGCCGCTTCGGAGACCCCTCCTCCTGAGGAGCTGACCGCGACCGCCCAGGCAAAGCTCATACCTCTGCCTACGCCGGCGGAGGGCACCCCGGGCGCCAGCCCGTCCGAGGTCATTATCGAGCCGCCGGTCACGTCGCCGGACGAAGTGCCAGCACCGCCTGGAGCGGGCGGTGGTGGATTGGGCGAGGCCGGCGGTATGGGCGGCGCCGGCGGAGCCGGCGTTGTGCCGGGCACCCAACCCATGGGGGCTGAAGCAATCACTGGAACAGCGGAAAGCGAGGCCCTGCCCAGCCCAACCGTGGAGGAACTGACGCCCATACCCACACCGACCCCCACGGACACGCCGGCGCCGACCGAGACCCCGACGCCCCAGCCCATGCCCACACCGACGCCTGTGCCGCCGGCCGAGGCCGGCCAAGCCGCACCGACGCCGGCCGCGCCGCAGGTCGAGGAACCGGCGACCGTGGTCGCCCAGCGCGCCATGCCGGCCGCGCCGGCCACTCCTGCCGTGCCGGAAGAGGCCCCGGTCCCTGCTCCGGAGGTCAGCCAGGGCGCCGGCTTCTTCAACGAGGATACCCTGTTCCTCATCCGGCTGGTGGAGATCGCGCTGGCGCTGATCGTGGTATCGCTGGCCGGCGCCACCTGGGTCGTGCGCCCGCGAGCATAAGCGTCAGGACCGCTCTATGCCCGAGCTTCCTGAAGTCGAGGTCATCGCACGGGGATTACAGCGGCTTATCGGCCAGAGCATCATCCAGGAAGTGGAGGTGCTCTGGCCGCGTTCTGTGGCATGCCCGGAGGTGCCGGCCTTTATCCAGGAGCTGGCCGGCCGGCGGATCATGGATGTGGGCCGGCGCGGCAAGTTCATCATTTTCTCCCTGGACGATGGGCGCTCCCTGCTGGCCCATCTGCGCATGACCGGCGGCTTCTGCGTCTTCCCTCGCACCACGCCCCCGCACCCTTACGTGCGCGCCATCTTCCACCTGACCGATGGCCGGGACCTGTGGTACGTGGATATCCGCAAGTTCGGCCGGCTCTACCTGGTGAATTCCCCCGAAGAGGTCCTGCAAGCGCTGGGGGTGGAGCCGCTGAGCGCGGAGTTCACCGCGGAGCGGCTGGCGGACATCCTGCGCCGGCGCAAAGGGGCCATTAAGCCGCTCTTGCTGAACCAGGGGATCATCGCCGGCGTGGGAAACATCTACGCCGATGAAGCGCTGTTCCGCGCCGGCATCCATCCCCTGCGCCGCGCCGCGGATCTGGACATGGAGGAGGTCCGCGCACTGCATGCCGCCATCCGGGAGATACTGCAGGAGGCCATTGACCACCGCGGCACAACCTTACGCAATTACCGCGATGCGAACGGCGAGAGCGGTCAGAACCAATTTCGCCTGAACGTCTACCGCCGGCAGGGCGAACCGTGCCGGCGGTGCGGAACCCCCATCGAGCGCATCGTCGTCGGACAGCGCGGCACCCACTTCTGCCCCCACTGCCAGCCGGCCCAGCCCTAAAGCTCCACCGGCTCCAACTTCCACCAGCCGTCCTGCTCCCGCAGATAGCCGGCGCGGATATTCGGGTCATGCATGAAGATGAGCAGGATGTGCTCCTCGATGGCCCAGCGGCCCAGCCGGCGCTTGGTCTCGATATTCTGCATGGGGTCTATATCATAGGCGGTGACCCAAGCCAGGCGCTCCATGCCGATGGCCAGCGTGGCCACATCCCCGAGGAAAAGGGCTTTCTGGCCGGCGGACTCGATATATACCGACTGATGCCCGCGCGTGTGCCCGGGCGTGGCGATGCAGAGCACCTCGGGGGTGACGCGCGTATCGCCGAACAGCAGGCGCAGACGGCCGCTTTCCTCCAATGGGACGAAGTTCTCGGCGAAATAGGTGTTGCGCGTGCGCTCGTTGGGATAGCGGGCGTCGGCCATCTCCAGCCGCTGGATCCAGTACTCCGCCCGGGGGAAGGCCGGCACGACCCGGCCGTCCGCGTACACAGTATTACCGCCGCAGTGGTCGGCGTGCAGGTGCGTGTTGATGACGATGTCAATGTCCTCGGGGGAAAGGCCGATATCCGCCAGGCTCTCGCGCAGGCGCCGGCCCTGCAGGGAAAGGCGCTCGATATCCGCCGGCGTCAGCTTCTCCCCGTAGCCGGTGTCCACCAGGATGCGCTTGCCGGCGGACTCGATGAGCAGGGAGTCGGAGCGCATAGGGATGCGGTTGTATTCATCCGGCGGGATGACCTTCTCCCAGCGGGTGCGCGGCACCAGGCCGAACGCCCCGCCGCCGTCGTCCCAAATGAGGCCGTCGCTCAGGAGCTGTATACGCACGTTTCCCAGTTGATACATGCCGGCGATCCCCCACTACAGAATGCTGGCAGAGAGTATAGGATAGAGGGCCGGATTGCGCAAGATACGCGAAAAGTTGCACCAAGACATTAAATGTGATACAATGAATGGCGCTCTGAATTCGCAGTGGGGCGTCGCCAAGCGGTAAGGCAGCGGCCTTTGGAGCCGCGATTCGGAGGTTCGAATCCTCCCGCCCCAGCTCAGGGGACGGCTGACAGGACATCGGGTCCTGCCCGGGATACGATGAGCGGTGATTGGGTGGTTCAGATGAAGGAACGCCGTGGACGAACGGCCAAGGCGCGGCAGGAAGGGAAAGCCGGCCTCTGGTCGTTTGTTGTTTTGCGCTCGAGTCTGCCGATAAGGTAAGGGAACATATGGACACTGCCGCAGTCATCCTGGCCGCCGGCCAGAGCACCCGCATGCGCTCCCGCCTCCCCAAGGTTCTGCATCCCATCGCCGGCCGGCCCATGATCTGGTACAGCCTGCAGGCCGCCCGCCAGGCCATCGGCGAGGGCCGGCGGCCCATCTTGGTCGTGGGACACGCCGCCGATGCCGTGCGCGCCGCGGTGGGCGACCAGGCCGAATACGCCTATCAGGCCCAGCAGTTGGGCACCGGTCACGCCGTCATGCAGGCCCACCCCCTGCTGGAGGGCTGGCAGGGCACGGTGCTGGTGCTGTACGGCGATATGCCGCTCCTGCGGGGCGAGACCCTCCGCGGTCTGCTCCAGCTCCATGAGGCCCAGCGTTCGCACACCCCCTTGACCATGCTGACGGTCGAGTCACAGGACTCGATGGGCTTTGGCCGGGTGGTGCGGGATGCGGCCGGCCGCGTCCTCGCCGTGGTCGAGGAGGCGGTCGCCACGCCGGAGCAGAAGCGCATCACCGAATTGAACTGCGGCGTGTACTGCTTCGAGAGCGCCTGGCTGTGGGAACATCTGGACCGGCTTCCCCTCAGCCCCAAGGGAGAATATTTCCTCACCGACCTGGTGGCCATGGCCGCCGAAGAGGGCTATGCTGTCGCCACCTGGAAGCTTGCGGATGTGAGCGAGGTGCTGGGGGTAAACAACCGTCTGCACCTGGCGCAGGTCGAGCGGGTGATGCGCCGGCGCATCAACGAGCGCTGGATGCTGGCCGGCGTCACCATGACCGACCCGGAGACCACCTACATTGATATGGACGTGGAAATCGGCCAGGACACCGTCATTTTCCCCAACACCCATTTGCTCGGTACCACCCGCATCGGCGAGGAGTGCCGCATCGGCCCCAACAGCGTGATCCGCGACAGCACCATCGGCAACCGCTGTACCATCCTGGCGTCTGTGCTGGAATCCGCCCTGGTGGAAGATGATGTGGATATCGGCCCCTTCGGGCATCTGCGCAAGGGGGCACACCTGGCCCAGGGCGTGCACATGGGCAACTTCGGCGAGGTCAAGAACGCCTACCTGGGCCCGGGCACCAAGATGGGGCATTTCAGCTATATCGGCGACGCGCAAATCGGCCGCAACGTGAACATCGGCGCCGGCACCATCACCTGCAACTTCGACGGCAAGCGCAAGCATCAGACCATCATCGAGGATGACGTCTTCATTGGGAGCGATTCCCTGCTGGTGGCGCCGGTGCGCATCGGCGCCGGCGCTATCACCGGCGCCGGCTCGGTCGTCACACACGATGTGCCCCCGGGCGCGGTGGTGTACGGCGTGCCGGCGCGCGTCCGCCGGCAGCGCGAGGACATCCCGCCCCAGAACAAGGAAGGGGAACCGCCGGCGTAGGCGTTTCGTCTGCCCGGATGCAAGTAAGGAGTATTTCGCTTGGACGTTGACCGTAGTATCGTCTGGTTGATCACAATCCTTCTGTTGAGCGTTGAGGCGGTCATCACCGCCGGCCACACGGCTCTCACCCATCTGCGCCGCTCCCGCCTGAGACAACTGCAGGAAGCGCAACAGCCGGCCGCTCATCTGGCGGCTGACCTGCTCGATCATCCCGACCGCCTGCATGCGGCCCTGTACAGCGCGCGGGCCTTGCTATATGCCGCCATTGCCGTGCTGGTGACGCCGGCCTTGTACCCGGAACTGGCGCGCTGGCTGGCCGGCGTCCCCTGGCTGGCCCCAGCGAGCACATGGCTGGCCGTCGTCATCCTGGTACTGCTAATCGGCCTGGCGGTCTTCCTGTTCGGGGAATGGCTCCCGATGCAGGTGGGCCGGCGCTATCCCGAGCCGTTGGCACTGGCGCTGGCGCGGCCCCTAGCCCTGGTGAGGCTGTTGTTCTGGCCGGCCGGCCTGCTGGCCTACGGCCTGGGCTCCCTCCTGCGCGGCCTGATCGGCGCCGAGGATGAGGAGCCCCAGCCCCAGATCGAAGAAGAGATTAGGACCCTCGTGGACGCCTATGAGGAAGAGGGCGTCATCGAGGAAGACGAGAAGGAGATGATCTACAGCATCTTCGAGCTAGGGGATACCCTGGTGCGGGAGGTCATGGTGCCGCGCATTGACATCGTGGCGGTGGAAGCCGGCACCCCCCTGCTGGAGGCGCTGGACATCATCATGCAGGCCGGCCATTCCCGCATCCCGGTCTATAAGGGCACTATTGACAACATCATCGGCGTCCTGTACGTGAAAGACCTCCTGCCCTACCTTAAGCGGGGCGAGACCGATGTCCCGCTGGAGTCCATCGTGCGGGAGCCGTACTTCATCCCCGAGACCAAGAAGGTGGATCAGCTTCTGCCGGACCTCCAACAGCGCAAGGTGCACATGGCCATCGTGGTGGATGAGTACGGCGGAACCGCCGGCCTGGTCACCATCGAGGACCTGCTGGAGGAAATCGTCGGCGAGATACAGGATGAGTATGACCGGGAAGAGCCTATGTACCAGAAGGTGGGCGAGAACGAGTTCATCCTGGATGCCCGCATCAACCTCGACGATTTCGCCGAGCTGGTGGGGGTGGAGATCGCCGACGAGGGCAGTGATACGCTGGGCGGGTTCATTTACAATCAACTGGGGCGGGTGCCGGCCGTCGGGGACACCATTTCCTACGACGGCATCACCATCACGGTGCTGAGCCTGATCGGCCGGCGCATCGGCAAGGTGCGCGTCGTCCGGCAGGAGGCGGCCCCCACCGCTGACGAGGGCGAGCCGCAGGCCAGCCGCATCCCCCCTCCCACAAAGGATAATTCCCGTGAACATTGACGCTTTGATCGAGCAGGCCAAGCAGGCCAGGGAAGGCGCCTATGCGCCGTACTCCCACTTCGCGGTCGGGGCGGCGCTGTTGACCCGCTCCGGCAGGGTCTTCACCGGCGCCAACGTGGAAAACGCCTCTTACGGGTTGACCGTCTGTGCCGAACGTGTGGCGGTGTTCAAGGCGGTGACCGCCGGCGAGCGCGAGTTCGCGGCCATTGCCATCGCCTCGTCCAACGGCGCCAGCCCCTGCGGGGCCTGCCGGCAGGTGTTGGCGGAGTTCGGCCTGGACATATTGGTCATCTCCGTGGACATGGATGATCGCGTGCGGCAGTGGCGGTTGGAGGAGCTCCTGCCGGCCTCTTTCGGGCCGCAGGACTTGCCGAGATAGCCTTACGGGCCATGGACACAGCCAACCGCCGGCAGAGGTGCACATGCGCTTTCTGATCGATGGGCACAACCTTATCGGGCATTATCCGGGCATGCGCCTGGACGACCCGAATGACGAACAGATACTGCTGGAGCGCCTGCACGTGTTTGCCCAGCGCCGGCGGCATCAGATCGCGGTGGTGTTCGACCCCGGGCTGTACTATGTGCCCCAGCAGGCCTCTCCGTACGCCGATGTGCAGGCGATATGGTGCCGGCCCGGGAAGAGCGCAGACGAGGAAATCGTGCGCCGGCTGAGCAGGGCCGCGCGGCCGCGAGACATCACGGTGGTGACATCCGATGCCTCTCTGGCCCAGAGGGCGCGCCGCACGGGGGCCAATGTGATCTCGGCGGAGCAGTTTGTGCGCATGATGCAGGGGCCGGCGCCCGGCCAGCCGGCGGGGGAAGAGGAAAAGCCGGAGCCATCCCTCACGCCGGAAGAATTAGAGGAATGGCAGGCCCTGTTTGCGCGGCGCCGGCGCCCGAAGCATACGCCCTAGCGCCTGGCCGGCTCCAGCAGAGCCTCCGCATCCGGCAGTGCGCGCACTGCCAGGATTTCCCCGAAATACACCCGATGATAGTTGTCCTGCGGATAATACTCCGTGATGATGCTCTTCTCCAGGTTGCCGGCCAGGATATCGTTATGGTGCACGATCTGGCATTCGTAGATCAAGGGGGTGCCGGCCAGGCCGGGGGTGCGCACCCGCAAGGATGGCACGGTCTCCAGGCCGCAAACCGCCAGCTTGTCCTCGTCACGGCCGGAATGGTTGCCGCAGTACAGCAGGGCATCGTATTGGGAGGGGGCCGGCACGCACACAGTGAAGGAATCGCTCTGCTCCAACAGGCTGTAAGTGAAGCGCGAGGGGCGCACCAACACCAGGAACATGGGCTTGCCCCAGATAATGCCGATGGTGCCCCAGCCGATGGCCATGGCATTGGTGCGACCGTCCTGCCCATGGGAGACAAGGAAGAGGCCGGGGTCGGCCAGACGGGCCAGGGTCTGGCGCAGGAACGCGTCATAGGGTACGGTGTGATAGGTCATGGTGCGGCTCCTCAGTAGTAGGTGAACAGCGATAAGGGGAGGGGCCGGCATACCCCTCCCCTTGGCAGGATGTTCATGCCGGCTCTGCCGCTCAGGGTTTGAACGGGGCAACTTTCATCTGCGTGAACTTCTGCACCTGCTCCTTGATGGCCCGCTCCACCGGCAGGCGCTCGACGCTGGAGGCGCCGTAGAAGCCGTTGATGCCGGGCATGCGCTCCAGGGCCTTGGCCACGTTCTCCGGCTCATCGAACGGCCCGCCGTGACAGAGCACCAGCACGTCTTTGCGAATCTTGCGGGCGGCGTCCGCGATGCGCATGACCGTGTCAATGGCCTCGTCCATGGTCATGGCCGCCGCGGCCCCAATGGTGCCGCCGGTGGTCAGACCCACGTGGGCGACGATGATGTCGGCGCCGGCCTTGACCATCGCC
The nucleotide sequence above comes from Anaerolineae bacterium. Encoded proteins:
- the glmU gene encoding bifunctional UDP-N-acetylglucosamine diphosphorylase/glucosamine-1-phosphate N-acetyltransferase GlmU; translated protein: MDTAAVILAAGQSTRMRSRLPKVLHPIAGRPMIWYSLQAARQAIGEGRRPILVVGHAADAVRAAVGDQAEYAYQAQQLGTGHAVMQAHPLLEGWQGTVLVLYGDMPLLRGETLRGLLQLHEAQRSHTPLTMLTVESQDSMGFGRVVRDAAGRVLAVVEEAVATPEQKRITELNCGVYCFESAWLWEHLDRLPLSPKGEYFLTDLVAMAAEEGYAVATWKLADVSEVLGVNNRLHLAQVERVMRRRINERWMLAGVTMTDPETTYIDMDVEIGQDTVIFPNTHLLGTTRIGEECRIGPNSVIRDSTIGNRCTILASVLESALVEDDVDIGPFGHLRKGAHLAQGVHMGNFGEVKNAYLGPGTKMGHFSYIGDAQIGRNVNIGAGTITCNFDGKRKHQTIIEDDVFIGSDSLLVAPVRIGAGAITGAGSVVTHDVPPGAVVYGVPARVRRQREDIPPQNKEGEPPA
- the mutM gene encoding bifunctional DNA-formamidopyrimidine glycosylase/DNA-(apurinic or apyrimidinic site) lyase; translated protein: MPELPEVEVIARGLQRLIGQSIIQEVEVLWPRSVACPEVPAFIQELAGRRIMDVGRRGKFIIFSLDDGRSLLAHLRMTGGFCVFPRTTPPHPYVRAIFHLTDGRDLWYVDIRKFGRLYLVNSPEEVLQALGVEPLSAEFTAERLADILRRRKGAIKPLLLNQGIIAGVGNIYADEALFRAGIHPLRRAADLDMEEVRALHAAIREILQEAIDHRGTTLRNYRDANGESGQNQFRLNVYRRQGEPCRRCGTPIERIVVGQRGTHFCPHCQPAQP
- the cdd gene encoding cytidine deaminase; the protein is MNIDALIEQAKQAREGAYAPYSHFAVGAALLTRSGRVFTGANVENASYGLTVCAERVAVFKAVTAGEREFAAIAIASSNGASPCGACRQVLAEFGLDILVISVDMDDRVRQWRLEELLPASFGPQDLPR
- a CDS encoding zf-HC2 domain-containing protein; its protein translation is MFASKDSLRNHLDDEMLSAYMDRALPASEMQRAQRHLAACAECRQRLESLQGIVRLLHALPAVEIPRSFVLRPADVQPARPSAVFAFLRAATVAVAMMLAVVLAGDLLLRQGMLGVPAAPAPMMERAAAPAPVTLIAEAPAITTQEAVLATQPAEAPAAKVLTPPEQAPTEAPPATPEAGAVMERMAVPPTTVEGLAPAETPAHTPEMMAAGIEVTATPALPEGTLAPGVEVTITAPAVALPQVAVAAASETPPPEELTATAQAKLIPLPTPAEGTPGASPSEVIIEPPVTSPDEVPAPPGAGGGGLGEAGGMGGAGGAGVVPGTQPMGAEAITGTAESEALPSPTVEELTPIPTPTPTDTPAPTETPTPQPMPTPTPVPPAEAGQAAPTPAAPQVEEPATVVAQRAMPAAPATPAVPEEAPVPAPEVSQGAGFFNEDTLFLIRLVEIALALIVVSLAGATWVVRPRA
- a CDS encoding HlyC/CorC family transporter, whose product is MDVDRSIVWLITILLLSVEAVITAGHTALTHLRRSRLRQLQEAQQPAAHLAADLLDHPDRLHAALYSARALLYAAIAVLVTPALYPELARWLAGVPWLAPASTWLAVVILVLLIGLAVFLFGEWLPMQVGRRYPEPLALALARPLALVRLLFWPAGLLAYGLGSLLRGLIGAEDEEPQPQIEEEIRTLVDAYEEEGVIEEDEKEMIYSIFELGDTLVREVMVPRIDIVAVEAGTPLLEALDIIMQAGHSRIPVYKGTIDNIIGVLYVKDLLPYLKRGETDVPLESIVREPYFIPETKKVDQLLPDLQQRKVHMAIVVDEYGGTAGLVTIEDLLEEIVGEIQDEYDREEPMYQKVGENEFILDARINLDDFAELVGVEIADEGSDTLGGFIYNQLGRVPAVGDTISYDGITITVLSLIGRRIGKVRVVRQEAAPTADEGEPQASRIPPPTKDNSREH
- a CDS encoding MBL fold metallo-hydrolase, whose amino-acid sequence is MYQLGNVRIQLLSDGLIWDDGGGAFGLVPRTRWEKVIPPDEYNRIPMRSDSLLIESAGKRILVDTGYGEKLTPADIERLSLQGRRLRESLADIGLSPEDIDIVINTHLHADHCGGNTVYADGRVVPAFPRAEYWIQRLEMADARYPNERTRNTYFAENFVPLEESGRLRLLFGDTRVTPEVLCIATPGHTRGHQSVYIESAGQKALFLGDVATLAIGMERLAWVTAYDIDPMQNIETKRRLGRWAIEEHILLIFMHDPNIRAGYLREQDGWWKLEPVEL
- a CDS encoding NYN domain-containing protein — encoded protein: MRFLIDGHNLIGHYPGMRLDDPNDEQILLERLHVFAQRRRHQIAVVFDPGLYYVPQQASPYADVQAIWCRPGKSADEEIVRRLSRAARPRDITVVTSDASLAQRARRTGANVISAEQFVRMMQGPAPGQPAGEEEKPEPSLTPEELEEWQALFARRRRPKHTP
- a CDS encoding flavin reductase family protein is translated as MTYHTVPYDAFLRQTLARLADPGLFLVSHGQDGRTNAMAIGWGTIGIIWGKPMFLVLVRPSRFTYSLLEQSDSFTVCVPAPSQYDALLYCGNHSGRDEDKLAVCGLETVPSLRVRTPGLAGTPLIYECQIVHHNDILAGNLEKSIITEYYPQDNYHRVYFGEILAVRALPDAEALLEPARR
- a CDS encoding sigma-70 family RNA polymerase sigma factor yields the protein MSPFDEAGLIKAAKKGNLSAFNQLVLQYQGFAYNVAYRILGDSDLAADVTQESFIKAYRAMDQFRGGSFKAWLARIVTNACYDALRHKQRRPADSLEDLSVDPEHAMRLQSPQESPESYALRAELSELIQRSIDQLPPDQRVTLVLADIQGLSYQEIADITGVSLGTVKSRLSRARARLRDILLEHKELLPYPYRLSSE